The Nitrospira tepida genome includes a window with the following:
- a CDS encoding ABC transporter permease — protein sequence MAAVRQHIWASAIGSLVLGFLYAPILVLILFSFNDGRALSSWQGWTVKWYVTLAQDRALWDAAAVTLKVAVMSTGLATALGLMGAIALERGRHPWLELLLALPLVIPEVMMGVAFMLLFVVIKLPLGLTTVTLAHTAFNAPVVMVVVRARLRRLDPALEEAALDLGASAWQSFRRITLPLLMPGIVSGALLAFTISIDDFLVTFFTTGPGGTTLPMRVYSMIRSGVTPEINALSSLLVLLSISLVAAALFQQRREVAR from the coding sequence ATGGCGGCGGTTCGACAACATATCTGGGCCTCGGCGATCGGTTCGCTGGTGCTGGGATTCCTCTACGCGCCGATTCTTGTGTTGATCCTCTTCTCCTTCAACGACGGCCGCGCCCTGTCCTCCTGGCAAGGATGGACAGTCAAGTGGTACGTGACGCTCGCGCAGGACCGGGCTCTGTGGGACGCTGCGGCGGTGACCTTGAAGGTGGCCGTCATGTCAACGGGGCTCGCGACGGCGCTCGGTCTGATGGGGGCGATCGCGCTCGAACGGGGCAGGCATCCCTGGCTCGAATTGCTGTTGGCGCTCCCGCTGGTGATTCCGGAAGTGATGATGGGAGTGGCCTTCATGCTCCTGTTCGTCGTCATCAAGCTGCCGCTCGGGCTGACCACGGTCACGTTGGCGCACACGGCCTTTAACGCCCCCGTGGTCATGGTCGTGGTCCGGGCCAGGCTGCGGCGGCTGGACCCGGCGCTCGAGGAGGCGGCCCTTGATCTGGGCGCCTCCGCCTGGCAGTCGTTCCGCCGGATTACGTTGCCGTTGCTCATGCCCGGGATCGTGAGCGGCGCCCTGCTGGCCTTCACGATTTCCATCGACGATTTTCTCGTGACCTTCTTTACGACCGGCCCCGGAGGCACCACGCTCCCCATGCGGGTCTATTCCATGATTCGATCCGGGGTGACCCCCGAGATCAACGCCCTCTCGAGCCTGCTGGTGCTGCTCTCGATCTCGCTGGTCGCCGCGGCGCTGTTCCAGCAACGCCGGGAGGTCGCGCGATGA
- a CDS encoding ABC transporter permease: MRDCRSSGASRWCYAGSLLWGLLAVGLPLLIVLVISFATRETYGWIRWDFSLANYRDLLHPLYVTIVWRSCAMAAAVTGICLLVGFPFAYVMARSSPRWQSFWLMMVLIPLWANFLVRTYAWIFILRTDGLLNTWLMQMGLTGEPITFLYTPWAVLIGLVYGYLPFMVLPVYASLEQVNPVLEEAARDLYASWWDLFIRLLVPLTVPGIIAGSVLVFVASLGSYLTPDLLGGARTMMMGNLLQHEFLVVRDWPLGSAFSIVLLLLVMVALWAYRRVTSAAGPQEFIR, encoded by the coding sequence ATGCGCGATTGCCGTTCGTCAGGAGCCAGCCGCTGGTGTTATGCCGGGTCCCTGCTCTGGGGCCTCCTGGCCGTCGGACTGCCCTTGCTGATCGTGCTGGTGATCAGCTTCGCCACCCGCGAAACCTACGGATGGATCCGCTGGGACTTCAGTCTGGCCAACTACCGGGACCTCTTGCACCCGTTGTATGTCACGATCGTCTGGCGGTCCTGTGCCATGGCGGCTGCCGTCACGGGGATCTGTCTCCTCGTCGGATTTCCGTTCGCCTATGTGATGGCGCGATCATCCCCACGGTGGCAATCGTTCTGGTTGATGATGGTGTTGATTCCCCTCTGGGCCAATTTTCTGGTCCGGACCTATGCCTGGATCTTCATCCTGAGGACCGATGGGCTGCTGAATACCTGGCTGATGCAGATGGGCCTGACCGGCGAGCCGATCACCTTCCTGTACACGCCGTGGGCGGTGTTGATCGGTTTGGTGTACGGGTATCTGCCCTTTATGGTGCTGCCGGTCTATGCCTCGCTGGAACAGGTCAATCCTGTGCTGGAGGAAGCCGCCCGGGATCTGTACGCCTCCTGGTGGGACCTCTTCATCCGGTTGCTCGTGCCGTTGACTGTGCCCGGCATCATCGCGGGGTCGGTCCTCGTGTTTGTGGCGTCGCTCGGTTCCTACCTGACCCCGGACCTGCTGGGCGGCGCCAGAACGATGATGATGGGCAATCTGCTGCAACACGAGTTTCTGGTCGTCCGCGATTGGCCCTTGGGGTCGGCCTTCAGCATCGTGCTCTTACTGTTGGTCATGGTCGCGCTCTGGGCGTATCGGCGGGTCACCAGCGCGGCCGGCCCGCAAGAATTTATCCGGTAG